In Pomacea canaliculata isolate SZHN2017 linkage group LG12, ASM307304v1, whole genome shotgun sequence, a single genomic region encodes these proteins:
- the LOC112553158 gene encoding LOW QUALITY PROTEIN: uncharacterized protein LOC112553158 (The sequence of the model RefSeq protein was modified relative to this genomic sequence to represent the inferred CDS: deleted 1 base in 1 codon) — translation MAVSATSWTSSAAVVGGPGGGSIWGFRRQYWGALLLLAAGCSGLYVLLYYRASSSVPSLILRHFQSFSTRVAALSSEASLPTLPHQEAAWGLTQNHRWNLSVLTSLEALRDAIANSSAPPLLTLFSSWADRPDLGLVRNLTLRNWAQLRPFVQPVLFTNSSSLAEQARAHGWQTLPVSREAVGVPILKNMYLDAMDRFNSTLYAFANGDVLFTLSLIQTLLAILTSPHLPLDSQPVLVVGTRVNVNMVTARETETFDDIINMARMRGKVFTTMAEDYFVTDRRFPWDTIPSVVIGRTAYDNWLVLNSITETPRGGRRLKDAAGRPSDHQGW, via the exons ATGGCAGTCAGCGCCACTTCCTGGACCAGCAGTGCGGCAGTTGTAGGGGGGCCGGGCGGAGGAAGCATATGGGGGTTCCGGCGGCAGTACTGGGgggcgctgctgctgctggccgCTGGCTGCTCTGGTCTGTACGTCCTCCTCTACTACCGAGCCTCCTCCTCCGTGCCGTCTCTCATTCTGCGCCACTTCCAGTCCTTCAGCACCCGCGTGGCGGCGCTGTCCTCCGAGGCCTCTCTCCCTACCCTCCCGCACCAGGAAGCAGCCTGGGGACTGACGCAGAATCACAGGTGGAACCTCAGCGTCCTGACGTCCCTGGAGGCCCTGCGCGACGCCATCGCGAACTCTAGCGCTCCGCCCTTGCTGACGCTCTTCAGCTCCTGGGCGGACCGACCCGACCTTGGCCTCGTGCGCAACCTGACCTTGCGCAACTGGGCGCAACTCCGCCCCTTCGTGCAGCCTGTTCTCTTCACCAACTCCTCATCCCTAGCCGAGCAGGCGCGTGCGCATGGCTGGCAGACACTTCCGGTGAGTCGCGAGGCGGTGGGCGTGCCCATCCTGAAGAACATGTATCTGGACGCCATGGACAGG TTCAACTCCACGCTGTACGCCTTCGCCAACGGCGACGTGCTGTTCACGCTCTCGCTCATTCAAACCTTGCTGGCCATACTGACGTCACCACACCTCCCGTTAGACTCGCAGCCCGTGCTTGTGGTTGGCACGCGCGTCAACGTCAATATGGTGACTGCGCGCGAGACCGAGACttttgatgacatcatcaatATGGCGCGGATGCGCGGCAAGGTGTTTACAACAATGGCGGAAGATTACTTTGTCACGGACAG GCGGTTTCCGTGGGATACGATCCCCAGCGTTGTGATTGGCCGCACAGCCTACGACAACTGGCTGGTACTCAACTCCATTACAGAAACACCACGTGGTGGTCGACGCCTCAAAGACGCTGCTGGCCGTCCATCAGACCACCAA GGCTGGTAA